The DNA region GCCCCAAATGGTCACATGATTGACAACCGTCCAGTAGGAGGTGTACAAAGATATCTACAAGAAATTtgataaaattaaatttgaattatttgcaAAGCCCTAAGATGTAATTATAAAGTAACGAGAATAATTTAAAGCTCTACTTGCCTGAGCTGTATTATCCACTATGAGTATGGTAGCCACAACGGCGCCGAGTGTCATGTGATCGCTCACAATAAATCCGTTCGCCGAGACGCCATCCTTGTAGACGCCATATGGAATCAGGAACAGGACCAGCGAGGTGAAGGCACCGTGCAACACACTATAGATGAACTCCCGAATGTTGAACAACTCGCTCTTTAGACCCGGAGTGTAGAGGCGCGGAAACTCCAGACTGTTCTTGTCCGAGACATCCTGTTCGAAGACGCCCAACGCCAAAACGGGTAGCGACGTGTAAAATAGATTATACACCGATATGAACATCGGGTCGAAAACCGTCTGTGGATGGattgaaattagttttgaCAGTGAAACACTCTTGTAGTTCAACGCACCTGAGCGCTGAAGCCGCAGAAGAGCGAGTACCAGCAGTGACACAGTGTAAATGCAAAGTTCTTGTAGAAAAAGTATCTTAGGAACTTGCACATGCGGTAGTAGGACCATCGACCATGTACCAGCAGCAATCGCTCCAGGTATCGAAACTGGGCTATGGAGTAGTCACTGGAGAGGACAGCCTGAAGACCCTCCTGTCCTGAGATTCCAACGCCTATGTGAGCAGCTTTACGGAAAAGGTTTTCaagtattaaattttaatatttgttagGGCATCATCACTAACCTTTAATCATGGACACATCGTTGGCGCCATCGCCAATGGCCAGAGTGACGGCGTTTTTGGCACGCTTTATTAGCTCGACGACCAGCGCCTTCTGAAGTGGCGTTACCCGACAACAGATGACCGCCTTGCACTGCGAGGCGATGTCTAGGAATCTGTAGATTAGGTCAAATTACTCCATTAGTAATTGCGATTTGAAAATGATGAGCGGGCCACACACTTGTTCTCCAATTCCGGCGAAAGGCAGTGCACCAGGGAATGACCATTGACCACCAGAGCAAATCCTGTATTTTCATCCACCACAATGGAGGCAGTGCCTCCATCGTCGCTCCCCTTCTCATCGCCGAACAAGTCATTGCACTCAGCACTGTTTTTGATAAACAAACCCCTTGATTAGTACCACAGAATGACATGATTTTGaacaattaaaatggaaatgtcAGTGTAACGAGTGGTAAAGCTTAATGAGTTATATGCACAGAGATTGAGTTAAGCAACTTCCTTGGGAGAATCTATTTAGGTAATGAACAAGACTGGACAGTGACTGTTTGTTTTCGTGGTTCTGGAACTGGtatttgtttgaaattaattcTTAAGATTGGTATTTGTACAAGCAATGAGGAACAGACAGAACGTAAACAAATGCTGGgtgttttaaatttgtaaaaagtattaagtttgaaaaatgtttatatatagtTTACTTGACGGGCGGAACAAGCACCAATAGAGGGTTACATCCTTTGGTGGGTACAACTAAACTGTTCCCTTTCTAAGGTATCTATTTTCTTGTAATTTAAAACGAAAAGGATTCTTTGCTATTGAAGTCAAACAGTCGTCTAAGactaaaactaaaaagaaTCTGAATAAGGGATTAAAAATGAAGATTTGTAAGATAGatagaataaaataaagttcaacatataaataaaaatctttTAGATACAACGAATAATACATAGAAAAGTAGTAGACATTTGGCTAAAATAGATTTTGATAAAAGAAAGATATTCTAGCACTTAGAAGAAGATTAGGATTCACTTCAGCTAGAAATATGTTTGGAAAatcattcaattttaaaaGCTAATCTACTTGGGATATTGTTAAGGATTGCCCTCTACCTGTCCGGTCCGCCCTTATTATCCTTATTTTTCTCATCCCACCTAAAGGTAACCACCGAGATGGCAGGCGGTGGAGGCGGCGTGGGTGGGAGGTTTGTCTCCTGCATGAAGGCGGATGTTTGTGTCATGGTCACGCTCAGTGGATCCATATTGCTGTCGCTGTTTAGGCGGTCAAATGCATCAAATCctggaaaatacaaataaaccaaaatcaaattaatattaatttagtCAAATGAGCTTACtacttaatacaattttatctatttaaaataaacactttTCGTATTTTTATCGGCCTTTTAAACCACTTACCTCCTGGTCGAAACCGATTGTATATCTTTATAGATTCCTTGAACTGCCTCAGCTGCTTTTCCACTTCCTCCACCGAATTGCCGTCTACGATGAAGACATCCGCAAGTTCATCCGTTAGCAGCTGGCAGGAGTAGCCGATGTTGATGGCAGTTTCTGTTGGTAAtatagcaaaaatattttagtggAACCGACGAGAATTTTTTCCATGGTGGCTTACCCTGCTTGTCACCGGTTAGGACCCATATCTTTATGCCCGCATTCTGCAAATTAGCAATTGACTTGGGCACGCCGTCCTGCAGCTTGTCCTCAATTGCCGTCACCCCAACCAGCTGCATCTCGCTCTCGATCTCCTCGTAAATGGCGTTCAGCTTCTGCTCCCTCGCGTCCATCGAAAGGGCTGCCTCCTGCTGCCGACTCCTCCAGTCGTTGTAGTACTGCTCCGTTAAACGCCGTTCAGCCAGAGCTAAAGTGCGTAGACCCTCGCCGGCAAATTTCTATGGGGGGAGTATGTCACAAATCAAATCGAGGTCATGAAAGTCTAACATTTTACTCACATTAAGGTGGTCCTGGGTGCGCGCCTTTAGGTCCTCCTGTCCGCCATGCAGACGATCATATATCACATTGTCCGCTCCTTTGCAGTAGAGCACCATGGAGTCACCGCGCCGGAGAATCACAGACATCCGCTTGCGGACGTTGTTGAAGTCGAGGATATTCAGGAGTTCGTATTCCTGTAATATTTCACTATTTAACTAGTTCACATTTTTTAATGTATAACAATTACTCACCTCCGTTTTTCCCATCACCTCGATGGTAATACTATTCGGTGTTCGTGTGCGAAAGACAAAGCCAAAATTGCGAGCGGCCGAAACGAGGGCAGCCTCATCGGGACTTTGGGCCTGGTACTCCAACTTACCGTCCACCGTTTCGGCCATGACCGTGTGGCAGAGGGCCAGGAGTCGGAAAAACACGTGGGAGTGCTCCTCATCAGACCGGACGGCATCCAGCAACGATCGATCGTACCATCGGAAGTCACTCTCGTGATGCGGATTGGCCGAAAAGTCAACACTTTGAAGGGCCTGCGAAAAACAAATAGTTTGCCTTAGAAGCTGCGAGGCTAAAGCCTGTTCTGAGTTACTGTACGAAAAGCTTGGCTGTACACAATTTTAAGCCAGGTTAGCATAGTGTCCCAAAGTATATAATGCTATATTAATTTTTGTGGAAGTATTTTCTATGCCAGAGCGATTCCTAGATGGCTTTAACGTTGAAACGCATCAAATTGTGTTTTAATATTGTTAATGGACGATGTGATGTAAAATACCACCTCATGTTACATAAAGGTGTAAACAAGTAATAAGCGGTACTATTtacataataaacataaaaacgtttcttaaaaaatacatatttttacaCTTTATTTACACAATAACGAATCCACAAACAGCAGAACTGTAGGTACATTGTGAGTATCAGAAAAAAGGTTGTGTGCAGCATactttcaaaataataaatacttttatcATGTTGAAGACAAAAAATATAGTTAACTGGTTGGGTACAAGCGGTATAAATACACGGTTTAAACACATAAACAACACATAACAAGACACTAAATGGCAATTGTGGGTGTGAATTGAAGGACATGCAACATGCATACGTGCACTCTGTGGGGCGACGAACTCCAATTGGTGGCGAATGCCTTGTGACGATGGTGGTGCTTGGTGGTGCTAAGTGCGGATGTGGATTGTGGCTCCTCTTCGAGGTGGTGCTCGAGCTGAGAGAAGACAACACCCAGCGTGGCTGTTGATGGCGCTTTTTTGAACCGGATCTTGACTAATCGCTTGCGGTTGTGACTTGAATGGTGCATGTTGTGTGTTTCTGTCTGTTGGCTGTCATGCAAAATCTTTACTTTGTCGCAACTGCTAGTGCGGGACAATTGGCGCTGCATACATCCGGCTCCAATCCTTTTGAAGCCGCCACTGCTTCGTCGCTCCTCATTGCCAATGGGTGGACTAAGTCCTCCACTTCCACCCACTCTGGGCGACAAGCGACCAGAGTCTTCGTCCTGACTTCTACTGGGCGCCGAGTAGCGCACATGCTTGAGTCCTGGCCGCTTTTCACCGGCCTCCAACGGCGGAGCAGGGCGCTCGTCATCCGATTTGGGTCTTTCTGGCACCACTTGCGCCTCCCCGGAGGATGACACCACCAGAGAACTCTTCTTCGCATGGACCTCGGCCTTGTGCACTAGGATGATGGGGGGTGGTGCTGCAGGTGGTGCTACGATTGCTCCACTTGAGGGACTGGGTcggttgttggtgttgctattttggaaaattgtttgctGCTATAACGAGTAATGTGAGTTGTTGTTTCTTCTCtttgttcttttcttttttttttttacattgtCAGACGCACAATTAAACAGGGAAGCACACGGTTCGGGGTCAAGGGGGAATGTCAAAGTTTAAGTTTGATTTGAAGACACAGCCTCTGCCGAGACTGAACTTTCTTTGGGCAGACTGTGCAAGAAACGGACACCGACACACACAAGACAACATTCCCTCAACCAAGTTAGAGGTTAAATTGGCCTTTTGCACCCGACACCCCGACAATCCGCCACTCACCTCCGTAATCTCGACCAGCTCGCCGGTGCGCAGGTCAATCACATCGCCATAACTGCGCCCATTGATGCTGCACTTGTTGAACGTCATGATGTTCTGGGTGAGGGTGCCCGTCTTATCCGAGAATATGTACTGGATCTGGCCCAGCTCCTCGTTGAGCGTGGTGGTGCGGGCTTTGGCATAGGTATTGGTGGTCGGGTAGTACATCTCCTCATCCCAGTTGATGAGAAACGACTGTACAAAGCGTATAACCTGTGCAGAATTATTTACGTTCCATTGAATGCCACGTAACTGCCTCGTTAACATTGATACATACCTCTACTGAAACGTAGAGTGAGATTGGCAcaactgtgtttaagactaTGGCATACGAGAAGAAGACCAGCAATCCAATGACTGTTGCTCCCGTGGGTATGTAATCTTTGGGTATGATGTGCTCCCAAGGCAGATACAACTGGAAGTGCTGGCCAATCAGGCCCTCCCAGATGGCACAGCCTATCGCGAAAAGGGCACAAATCGACACCAGAAAGAGGACGATCTGAAGGGAGTGATACATAATACGTTAATTATAAAAAGGATTTATGCACTCAAATGCAAATGACTCTAccccaataataataaagttgAGCAGGCGATCCACACCAGTGCTCTTAAACTGCGTCTTTCCGGAATTCTGCATCAACTTGGTGTCCACTCCGGCAAAGACCACCACGCCATAGCACCACTGCGTGTTCCGTAGGACACAGCCTCTCAGCAGGATCTTCTCGTTGTCCAGGGCGAACCTCTGACCCCGCCAGATCAAGGTGCCATCGAATTTGTTGAGCAGATTATTGGGCCGCTCGCAGATGATCTCGCCATTGAAGTTCCAGAGCAGATCGTGGCGATCACCCAGCTCGATGGTTTCCGTCAGGCATTGCTTTGCCTTGAGATTCGTCTCCCCATCCAGTTCGGCCGTCTCGATGAAACACAGACCATTTGGCTCGGATGTGGACAGCAACAGGGTGTCGGCGGCCACGAACTGATTGTTGTCCAGCCGAATGACATCGCCCACCTGTACCTCCGACCACTTGGCCTCCACCAACTTGCCATTGCGCAGCGTTTTCGACTTGCGATTGTTCACCTGCGAGTCAGAAATATGCCGTTGCTGAAAAGGAAACACAGACTGGCAATTAAGAAGATACTAGTAGTGTCTCGTACTCACAATATCATCATAGGCATCCTTAACAGCCGTCAGAGTAAGTACTCCTATCAGAGGAATTGCTGTGGTCACCGGAGTGAGAGAGGATATCGCGGGTATCAGCTGGAGGACCAACAGACAAAGGAAATAGAAGTTGGCCAACCGCTGGAATTGCTCCAGCAGATTGAAAGGCAGAAACGTGAACAGCGAATACTTGGAGGTCTTGATGTAGTTGTTCTGTAAATTAATGGGGATTATAGTTTATAGCTCATCAAACAGAAGAATTAAATTCTGAATGCATTCAAGAAGGAGGGTAAATATATACTTACGTGATATTTGAACTGGGCATTGAACTCTTTGTCGTTGGCTCGAATTCTACGTTCGTTTTctgtgaaaaaaaataataagatgATCTGAGCTTTGTCTCTATAACTAACATTATAATGTAGATGATATTTAATCACTAAGTACATTAGACtaagatatttttttataataatctATGCTAATTTTCCATCTTTATCCCTTTTTACCCGAAAAGTAGTACGAGCTGCGGCGCCTTCTAATCTGGGAAAGACGTCTCATACTGGGCACCGACTTTGACTCCGAGACCAGCGAAGGATCTCTCTGCTTGTACAGCTCCTGGTCATCGGATTTGTTGGCTGATGGATTGCCTCCTCCCGGCGCCAGGCTGTAGAAACTATCACCCACCATCAGGGGTGTGGCGATGGTTTGAGTGGAGCTGCCTATATTCATGCCCTCAGGTTGGGCAAGGCAGGCCCTTCGACTGCCCTCCACATCGGAATTCCTTCTGTCCTGCTGCACAACTTCCTCATCTTCATCACAGCGCAATCGTTTCCTTCGATTTTTGGAGCTCCTGGCGAATTGAAACCAGCGTGTTCTTTTGCTGGACGCCGAGCACGATGCTTCGACAGCTTCTGTGCCGGATTCATTCCCATTTTCGGCTCCCGTTGCTGGGGTCCGCTCATTGTCCTCCTGGAGTTCCGTTTCCATAGGTTGGCCATCCAGGACTGATAGTTCCAGCGTGTCAGGACGCCTTCTTAGCCGCCGGGCGGCCTCGCTGCATCTCCTGCCCCCGATCATGACCAGCTTAGGCTATAGGTGGAACAGTATCGATATGAGGCGTCCACATTACACTTCATTCTACGAGGAAAAGCGAAAGTTTAACGTGTTGCTAACTCCCGAAAgattaaaatgcaattgaaaacCCATCGGCAGCGAACAAACTTCCCTGGGGGGCTGGCTCAATAAGACTGTTCCATCCATCATTTTGATAGACTGCTACCCCTCCCACTGACAAAGAGCCCCAGACAGCTGGAAACGATTCTCAACACACAGTGAGTGTTTGCACGCATATGTCTgggcaataaataaataaacaaatttctgCTTTGATTCTTGGATACCCAGGGGGAATCGTCTTCAAAGGGTATATCAAATACTTGTTGAGACTTTTGAACTTCGTCACGAAATGTACTCCCTGTACTCATTTTAAACCAATTTAGGAACATTTACTAGCGTTTCTGTATTCCAGATAATTATCAATAAAGCTTTTGATTGGCTCCCATAAAAACATTATACGTTGTTCCAAACTGGGGGATGCCCCATCATACCTTTTCTGTTCTCCACAAGGCAAATATAGTTTAAATGCTATGGTGCTGTTCAATTAAAAGTTCGTtcaataattatttattgtgtgagattttaatatgaaaatcaaacaaacCGATTGTAACAAAAACTGGTAATTAATTTGGAATTGCTTTTCAGtggtttttaattatattgGTTACTGTTTGGTCTGGTGTATGGAAGAGTTGTATAATATTAAAGAATAATTTTGGTTTAAGTACCTAAACACGTACATATTTGAGCTATGTTCTTAAAGTAAACTGTTTCTTGGTCttgatattattttttgcgtgatattaaattgcaacaaatatttttcaagaaTCGCTTTTCTCGTTCCTTTGCCTTTGTGTTTTAGTGGCTCATTTAATAAGGCAAGCACTGTATTTACTGTCAGTATCcatttcaaacattttcacCTTGCTTTCCTGGAATTTTCTGGGAATTTTTATGCGAGTACATCTGGGTGCATTATGGCTGAGCACTCGactatgtacatacatatgtacatacatatatgtacatatagaaAGACATGTGTACATACCTCCTTATGTTTACTTTACTGCCTTATGCCCGATTGAGCAAATCTGCAGTAAGCAAGTCGCTCTGACGTCACTAAGCTGCCACAgagagtgtgtgcgtgcgtgtgagTGAGCATTCCGTATTCAACAGGTGGCCTTTATTTGGGCAACAAAGAAAAGGAAGCTGCAGCAAAATAAAGTTCTCTCTTCCTACTCTCTCTTTCCTTTCATAAATGCGGAAAAGCGGGCGGGTGTCAATGTCAAAACCGTTGTCAAGGCCACGGCGAATGCAGGCAAAAGGTGGGTATGAAAGGCATAACGGTAAGGGAGAACGGAAATTGAATCTGAGACTAAAGGTTGAGCCCAAAGTTTGTGTCTCTTTGCTAAGGACAATAAAGGGAATCGACAAAAGTTTGCCCACACATCCGCCCGATTTCGAATTACAGCTGATTGGCGCTCTTCCATTATTTTGTATGCCTCTCTGTTTGTAGGACTCTCTCAACTACACTGAGAAAGTGCACTTGGAATGCATAGGTTACTTTGGGTTACAGACAAAACAAGTTTGTCTGatgataataatatatttatttaatatctatttatCTAGGTATTTATATCTCTCCAGGCCCTATTTGTAATCATCAAAATTGTAATATAGTAAGCTTTTTTCCTGTgtagcaacaacaataccGGCTAAGCTCTATCGCGCTCTCTCGCCCCCCGCTTTCCCATGCACTCTTACGCTCTCCTTAACGATATCCTGCTGCGAACATGAGTCATGCATGTGAATGTAAATTTGCTCCTTGCTCTCAATTTGTTTCGCCTTCTtgagttgtttttgctgttcGCTTTTCCTTCGCTCGCATGCGTCACCTTTGGTGGGTCGGCAAGGGGCGGGGCGGTGTGAGGTGGTGGAAACAAATTAACTACAAGAAAAGGCCAAAAGAATCGATGAAGGCTCAATAATTATGCTGGGAGCTAAGAAAACACAACAAAGCTGGGGCAAATGGGGAACATGTTTTCGGTGCCAGGTGCCAAatgcatcatcatcatctgccTCTCTTCGGCCCTTCGCCTTCTACCCCTATTtccctgctcctcctcctccttctcccCCCACCCAGCTTCGTACATTTTTAGCACATTTCTTGCACTTATTTTGCACCGCTTGCGTTTCGGTTTTCcgttttttgccttttttttgccttttagtttagtttagttttccTCGGAAGTTTTTGTGCAAACGCGGAAACACCTTAATTTAAAACTGCAACTCGAGTTTTTCGCGAAGCAGGGAGTTATATTCTATTTAAGTGGCCCAAGGCAACGCGAAATGCAAGGCGGTCCGCAGCGCGATAAACAAAAACGGCTAACGCCAAAGCCAAATGGCCAACTGCCGCGCGCAAACTGCGGCCAAAATGGGCGACGGCGACTGCGGCTGAGACGGCGACTGCGACGCCGTCAGCTGAGCGAAATGCGAGCAAAACGATGACAACAAATTGCCGACTGCGCTGCCAAGGCAACCGGGCGGGCCATAAAGCTATATCTTGGCAACCGATTCACGCACACCTTCAAATGCGAAACGGTTGAAAGCGGTGGCAAACGGTTAAAACCAGCTTGACTCAAAAGAGAGCTATGGAAAAGCTTGGATATCCAAAGTTTCCCATTCCAACTACGTTTTTAAGTGGACTGAAGTGATCTGCGGTTCAAAAGTTCAAAGCACAATAGGTGATAAATTCCACTCTCAGATTTAGCTTGAAAAAAAGAGGTTTTACTTGGAGCGAAGAAATCGTTGGAAGAGCTTCAATAATGTGATCTGAGCTGACTTGATTGATTGTCATATCAGCAAGCGCTGAACTATTTCAATGGGCCTATGGGTCGTATGTGGAATATTTACAGAAACCACAATGGTCCACCCCAAAgagaaaattttaatttatatgcttaaatgtattttatgatttactgtttaatttatttataataattttggaaaacttaaagaaatattattactTGATAACTTATTGTTGATATTTAAAAGGGTATTTCACCGTTCGTTGCGGCAAAAAGTCGGTCAACAATTTCCCAAGTTTGTCAAGCATAAAAATGAGCAAATTTCGTAAGTCACcccaagaaaaaaacaagggAACAAATTCGAAAGAGAACGGACGAGTGAGCcgacaaacaaattgaaattgaaggTGCTCTGGCGCTGGCACGTGAATTGAACAAGCAAGAGAATGCGggctctctctcactctctttTCATTCAAATGGGCAGCAATGTCAATgtcaaaacacaaacaaaaaaacattattggCGCTTGAAGAAGTGGCGCATATGGGCTAATGAATGATTGCCGGGGGGCGGGAAAATGGTAATCACACCCCGTACACTGcataatgtttttttttcctttcggAACAAGCAAACTTAATCAGCGAAGCGCTAAACGCTGAATGTTCATATCAATAGAGTTCCTACTGAATAATAAATTCCGAAAAGATGGATTATGTAAAATTATTGTGCGGTTTTTGTGGCCACAGACTTACATTTCCGGGATTCCTTTGAAGATTTTAGCAGGTGCGCATACactacgtacatacatactatattTAACGGAGACCATTATCaaaagcaaatggaaaaacCACGAAAAATAGCATTTAATTCAGCTTACACAAGGAAATAGTTTCCTTTAGTTCAATATTACTTTGCTACGAAAATTCCCTACTCTCGTTTTCGTAAGGAAAAAGTTGGCGCGTCTTGCAGTTTctcaatttgttttatttataaaacaactTTAACAAAATTGAGTTTAAGGGTCACAAACTTCACTTGCCAACTTCAAAGCTGGGTCGTCAAGATACTTGTCTCAagtcaataaaaaaattgtataagTTTTCCTGATTCGACACTCTTGGGTAAGCGTTCATTAGTTTCACAGCAAAAGGTCAGTTTGTTTCGTTGATTTATGTCtttaaaaattagaataaaaattattttctgcATACAAAAATGGGacttaaattatatttgttcaaattcttttaattaatttacttattATTCAAAATCTTTCAAAATCCCATCAAATCGAATTCGGCAAATAGAAAGCACTTTATTTTTGGCTCAATTTTGCAGACTAGTGTATTGTGTACACACTTACA from Drosophila santomea strain STO CAGO 1482 chromosome 3R, Prin_Dsan_1.1, whole genome shotgun sequence includes:
- the LOC120451744 gene encoding phospholipid-transporting ATPase ID isoform X6, which codes for MGTKTQPQLAKENERRIRANDKEFNAQFKYHNNYIKTSKYSLFTFLPFNLLEQFQRLANFYFLCLLVLQLIPAISSLTPVTTAIPLIGVLTLTAVKDAYDDIQRHISDSQVNNRKSKTLRNGKLVEAKWSEVQVGDVIRLDNNQFVAADTLLLSTSEPNGLCFIETAELDGETNLKAKQCLTETIELGDRHDLLWNFNGEIICERPNNLLNKFDGTLIWRGQRFALDNEKILLRGCVLRNTQWCYGVVVFAGVDTKLMQNSGKTQFKSTGVDRLLNFIIIGIVLFLVSICALFAIGCAIWEGLIGQHFQLYLPWEHIIPKDYIPTGATVIGLLVFFSYAIVLNTVVPISLYVSVEVIRFVQSFLINWDEEMYYPTTNTYAKARTTTLNEELGQIQYIFSDKTGTLTQNIMTFNKCSINGRSYGDVIDLRTGELVEITEQQTIFQNSNTNNRPSPSSGAIVAPPAAPPPIILVHKAEVHAKKSSLVVSSSGEAQVVPERPKSDDERPAPPLEAGEKRPGLKHVRYSAPSRSQDEDSGRLSPRVGGSGGLSPPIGNEERRSSGGFKRIGAGCMQRQLSRTSSCDKVKILHDSQQTETHNMHHSSHNRKRLVKIRFKKAPSTATLGVVFSQLEHHLEEEPQSTSALSTTKHHHRHKAFATNWSSSPHRVHALQSVDFSANPHHESDFRWYDRSLLDAVRSDEEHSHVFFRLLALCHTVMAETVDGKLEYQAQSPDEAALVSAARNFGFVFRTRTPNSITIEVMGKTEEYELLNILDFNNVRKRMSVILRRGDSMVLYCKGADNVIYDRLHGGQEDLKARTQDHLNKFAGEGLRTLALAERRLTEQYYNDWRSRQQEAALSMDAREQKLNAIYEEIESEMQLVGVTAIEDKLQDGVPKSIANLQNAGIKIWVLTGDKQETAINIGYSCQLLTDELADVFIVDGNSVEEVEKQLRQFKESIKIYNRFRPGGFDAFDRLNSDSNMDPLSVTMTQTSAFMQETNLPPTPPPPPAISVVTFSAECNDLFGDEKGSDDGGTASIVVDENTGFALVVNGHSLVHCLSPELENKFLDIASQCKAVICCRVTPLQKALVVELIKRAKNAVTLAIGDGANDVSMIKAAHIGVGISGQEGLQAVLSSDYSIAQFRYLERLLLVHGRWSYYRMCKFLRYFFYKNFAFTLCHCWYSLFCGFSAQTVFDPMFISVYNLFYTSLPVLALGVFEQDVSDKNSLEFPRLYTPGLKSELFNIREFIYSVLHGAFTSLVLFLIPYGVYKDGVSANGFIVSDHMTLGAVVATILIVDNTAQISLYTSYWTVVNHVTIWGSLVWYFVLDYFYNYVIGGPYVGSLTQAMKDLTFWVTMLITVMALVAPVLAYKFYLLDVHPSLSDKIRQKSLKKIHSRASSDVRRTASSRRGRRSVRSGYAFAHQEGFGRLITSGKIMHKLPQDFAFPLGLGTKKTQVLHNNLNSVDGPNSKTNNVTGQHMVNNNTNMRQNQNQNHSSMADITADGRGHGGDDGRGSGGSDDMSPRAPCQDLDTINL
- the LOC120451744 gene encoding phospholipid-transporting ATPase ID isoform X3, with protein sequence MIGGRRCSEAARRLRRRPDTLELSVLDGQPMETELQEDNERTPATGAENGNESGTEAVEASCSASSKRTRWFQFARSSKNRRKRLRCDEDEEVVQQDRRNSDVEGSRRACLAQPEGMNIGSSTQTIATPLMVGDSFYSLAPGGGNPSANKSDDQELYKQRDPSLVSESKSVPSMRRLSQIRRRRSSYYFSENERRIRANDKEFNAQFKYHNNYIKTSKYSLFTFLPFNLLEQFQRLANFYFLCLLVLQLIPAISSLTPVTTAIPLIGVLTLTAVKDAYDDIQRHISDSQVNNRKSKTLRNGKLVEAKWSEVQVGDVIRLDNNQFVAADTLLLSTSEPNGLCFIETAELDGETNLKAKQCLTETIELGDRHDLLWNFNGEIICERPNNLLNKFDGTLIWRGQRFALDNEKILLRGCVLRNTQWCYGVVVFAGVDTKLMQNSGKTQFKSTGVDRLLNFIIIGIVLFLVSICALFAIGCAIWEGLIGQHFQLYLPWEHIIPKDYIPTGATVIGLLVFFSYAIVLNTVVPISLYVSVEVIRFVQSFLINWDEEMYYPTTNTYAKARTTTLNEELGQIQYIFSDKTGTLTQNIMTFNKCSINGRSYGDVIDLRTGELVEITEQQTIFQNSNTNNRPSPSSGAIVAPPAAPPPIILVHKAEVHAKKSSLVVSSSGEAQVVPERPKSDDERPAPPLEAGEKRPGLKHVRYSAPSRSQDEDSGRLSPRVGGSGGLSPPIGNEERRSSGGFKRIGAGCMQRQLSRTSSCDKVKILHDSQQTETHNMHHSSHNRKRLVKIRFKKAPSTATLGVVFSQLEHHLEEEPQSTSALSTTKHHHRHKAFATNWSSSPHRVHALQSVDFSANPHHESDFRWYDRSLLDAVRSDEEHSHVFFRLLALCHTVMAETVDGKLEYQAQSPDEAALVSAARNFGFVFRTRTPNSITIEVMGKTEEYELLNILDFNNVRKRMSVILRRGDSMVLYCKGADNVIYDRLHGGQEDLKARTQDHLNKFAGEGLRTLALAERRLTEQYYNDWRSRQQEAALSMDAREQKLNAIYEEIESEMQLVGVTAIEDKLQDGVPKSIANLQNAGIKIWVLTGDKQETAINIGYSCQLLTDELADVFIVDGNSVEEVEKQLRQFKESIKIYNRFRPGGFDAFDRLNSDSNMDPLSVTMTQTSAFMQETNLPPTPPPPPAISVVTFSAECNDLFGDEKGSDDGGTASIVVDENTGFALVVNGHSLVHCLSPELENKFLDIASQCKAVICCRVTPLQKALVVELIKRAKNAVTLAIGDGANDVSMIKAAHIGVGISGQEGLQAVLSSDYSIAQFRYLERLLLVHGRWSYYRMCKFLRYFFYKNFAFTLCHCWYSLFCGFSAQTVFDPMFISVYNLFYTSLPVLALGVFEQDVSDKNSLEFPRLYTPGLKSELFNIREFIYSVLHGAFTSLVLFLIPYGVYKDGVSANGFIVSDHMTLGAVVATILIVDNTAQISLYTSYWTVVNHVTIWGSLVWYFVLDYFYNYVIGGPYVGSLTQAMKDLTFWVTMLITVMALVAPVLAYKFYLLDVHPSLSDKIRQKSLKKIHSRASSDVRRTASSRRGRRSVRSGYAFAHQEGFGRLITSGKIMHKLPQDFAFPLGLGTKKTQVLHNNLNSVDGPNSKTNNVTGQHMVNNNTNMRQNQNQNHSSMADITADGRGHGGDDGRGSGGSDDMSPRAPCQDLDTINL